Sequence from the Phragmites australis chromosome 6, lpPhrAust1.1, whole genome shotgun sequence genome:
ATTTTCCACATATACCGAGTGTATTTCTTAACcggtgaagtaaaaaaaataaaaaatggctcaaccttgaaaaaagaaataaataatttatctaagcttcaaatcaagtgcaacaaaatttgttggttttcttgtaacatgatctacatgataaaaatatttatacttataaaaaagttgaatgttttctgagaaaatatatttgctaaacctagttaaatgtatagttaactcttttctaatccaaaaatcatgaaactaattttgttagtcttcttataggatcatatgtttttaaaaaatacatgaactcatgaaatagttattaaaTATACAAGactgtgtaaatgtgttgcaactagattaattcaggACTAACCCATCATACCTCCAAATTTAATAAAACCACTTTATTAGTTTACTTTACTATACTTTATGCAGGAAATTAACGGtagatataaaaaatttaattataatgttgtttcttaatatgttcactttCTGCTTGTGagctttgtaaaaattatagagaaattaataaaattctaaataaaggaaaaccaatttcaaagatcctcttaagatacgtcctataaaaaaatgtattggcatgttaagctttttgttaatataaattaataaatgagttgcacacttcaactttttcttttttttaaacttcctccatatagaatatgatgcaaacgatattatttttgaatttttttcacatgaggtctagaattgtctctagtttttaggattttttgattattttttatttttatttttttgaatttttaaatttaaattcgaaACCAGTGGTATTATAAAAATCGGCGCGGATCAGTAAATTCGCTAATCATACTTATTGATCGGTGACCGCCAAATTTTCAAACCCTGCTATCAACACGATCAGCAGATTTCTTAAAAATTAGTGCCGCCGTTTACATGGAAGTGGTCTtgacggaaaaaaaaaaaaatctgaaggCTGAACTCTGTAGCCTTTAAATTTCCCACGTAGCTGCCTTGTCCAATGTCCATCAGCGAAATTTTAGTATATGTATTTGTGATTTGCTCAGCAAGACAAGAATATGCTACTTTAGTTGCAGTCATAGCTACTTACGCATGTTCTTAAGTTGGCACCAGGTCGGTCTACAAACTACAAAGTACGATTAGTCCTGTTCAGCTTCAGCCTGGCTTGAACAGATTTTGATCTGAGATAGATTAATTTCTTCTGTCAATACCTCGAGGTACGGACGTTAATCGTGATTGGTAGTATCGCTTTGAGATGTTTCACAGTGTGTGTTTATCTTATTGTTGATTATGAACTGACCCTGACAGAGATTATATGACAGACACTTTGGAATCACCGATCCACGTCTTTGAGGTAGGGCCAAACTCGCACCTTCACAAGTAGTAGCagatatatacacacacttcTATGATACAAACACTTGGGATGAGGATAAGCGAGAAGAGAGAAGATCTCGGTCTCGTTTACTGGCTTACTAGTTGGATCACCCACCACTTCGACCGACAACACATCAACCATTGTGAATTCGCCTTGCCTCCCCGCTCCGTTTGGCAGAACTTCTTGATTCAAATTCTAAAACTCTTTTGTAAGAAAAATGATTATATAGCTAAAAGTAATTTTATATGGTAAGTTTTATAGAAGAATTGATTCAGTGAGAAAGTAGTAGAggaaacttattttttttactctcgtattctagtttattttaaaatatcacTAACATAACATCATTTTAAAAACTGAATACTACAAATTATTGTTTGACAGAGTTTTTACTAATTCTAGTCTAAGAACGAATCTAAAAACTCTTCTAAACATGCCCCTGTTCTACTATACACTACTTGCAATTACACCATACTCGGCCGCATTCAACTTAAAAAAGAGCTTCGATGTCATGTCCTAGCTCCTGATGCCACCACAAAACACAATTGGACCAAGTAAGCTAGTGACCAGGAAAGCAATTCAAGGCGAGGGGGATGAGAAGAAACCTAAGCAGAAAAAGTGGAGACGCAAGAAAGGGAAGGAGCACTTGATTATTTCCTCACTAGAAAAAGTGGAACCCGGTTGGTGGGTCTCTGCCGGTTTTGGATGTTGGACCGAGGAAGTATTAGATAGCGTCGCTAGAAGGGTGGGTAAAACTAAATTACGATACCAGCTATGATTCAGTGTTAAGGAATAGCAACAAGTGGTTTTTTATTAGAAATTGTTGAGAAATAGTACTAGTTGCTATATGGAGTCTGTTTCCTGCCTATGTTAGTGCATTGAAGTTGAGGTTCTCGTAGCATTAGATGGAGCAAGATTACTGATGGAATGGATCAGCATGCTGATTGTATTTGAATCGGATTGTGTTGCAGTGGTCCAAGGCCTTATAGATTCATCAATGGATCGATCTTCCATAAGTTTATTCTACATTAAAATCAAAAAACTATTGAATTCTCTTTATAAGTACACATCAGGAAGGTAAAGAAGATGTAATAGGGTGGCTCATGAGCTTGCTCCATTAGCCAAAAGGAGCGTGGGTCTACAGTTTTGCGACCAGACCTGCCTTCTCGTGTATCCAAACTCCTCGTCAAAAATTATAATTCTACTACCTTTAATTAATAAAACTCccggttcttaaaaaaaatagaaccaAACAAAGAGAACGAGGGGAGAGAAGAGTAGCAGTAGTTGAGGGTGGCAATAATTGTTTGGGAATCCGGGGCGCTACTCACTGTTTCCATCTCCTAGAGCTGAATTCTAAGAtatctcatctctctctctctctcttcctcttcgccGTCACGGCGGCACTCACTTGTTCAGCTGCTCTCCCTCCCTTCCATTTGGCGGTGCAAGTTGTGGAACTGGCGCACGGCTTTGCTTTGgtcttctccttcctttctGAGCGCATATAAGCAAGCAGTTTCTCGCCTTTGGTGGAGGCGGGGCCGCCGCTTTTTGGTTGCGttctcccttcccctctcctgCCTTCCCATTGGAGCGCGCAAAGCTGGACGGCACCATTTAAAGAAGGTGAAGggcacggaggaggaggagagatcGCCAGCTCACACACCATTCACGCAAGGATCGCGCCGCTGCACGTTGGCCTCCTCTGCTTCTGCTGCGCCGCgaggacggacggacggacggacggatcGTTGGCGTTGGCCCAGGTGCTTTTCTTGATTTGGGTTTCTTGCATTGGTTGCGTGATCAGGAAAAGATCCTGATTCGGTAGGATCGGGCCGGCCGGGTTGTGCTCGTGAGGGGTTTCTTGATTCGGTTGCGTGACCTAGTGGAAGGGAAGCTTGGGGGCTGCTCCGAGTCGGCTTGGAAAGCGAGTTCCTTCCTCGGATGGTGCTCCCCGCGCCTGGCCTGGGGGCCGCCGTCTTTCGTGCAATCATCGTTGCTTGATTTGGTTCCTTCCTTTTCGTTCAAGTCTTTCTCTAGTTGCTTGTCAAGTGTACAAGCACAGCCAAGGCCCTCTTGTTTCCTGATGCGTTCACGCGTTCCTGTGGTCTCAACCGTGCTGGAGTTCGGCTTCTCTCGCTTCTGAGCCTCTGTTGTAGGTCTACTCGTGTCTCCTGATTGGTTATGGTAGACTCCGTGCAGAAGCCTAGCCTCCGAGGTTTTTTCTAGTTTCTTCTTTGGTTTATTTGGTTAATAGCATGATTAAAGCTGAAGTTTTGATTGTTCGTGTGAGTTTTGATGCCTTCTTTAGGTTGAAACCTCCTGTGTTCTTTCTCTTACAAGCACAATAACTTGTTTCTGAGGTCTATCACTTATGATGTTTGTAGGATATTTACTAAGAGCATGTTCCCCTTTTTGTTAATTCATCAGTGGTATGGTATTGATAGATCATTTTCTGTTAAAAGTAGGATTGAGATAGTCTTCTACTGCCAAGATGGCTGAATGATTTCATATGGTGCACTCGTTCTTTTCATAGTGCTAATGATACTTCATCTAGTTGTGCCAGCTTTGGCTAGGCATTTCTTGTAAGACCCATCTAAGTAAATAGTTATCCAGGACGTTTGACCACAATATAAAAGtgatttttcataaaaaaaaaagtgatcaGATTTTGATTCAAACAAATGATTGAGCATTGGATGGTGCTGGCTCttatcattttcattttctccAAGCTCCTTACTTGTGAGTTTATGTTGTGATCACTGATCAATATTGCTTCTCTTTGAAATGTTGATCCTCAGTCACTAGCTGAAAGTTTATTTTGGATTGGATTAGCTCCAGTGATTATTATACAGCCGTGTGTGCTGTCAAATCCTCTAGTGCTTTAGTTTCCTCGAGGAGCAATTATACTAATGTTACTTCTTTAATGTCTTCTGTAGGTAGTTTAGTTCGGAGGTTACTCTTGCAAATCATCGTCATAGTTTGGATGGCATCAATGGTTAATTTGATGAGTTTATGGAACCCTGGATGCCAAGCTCATCTAGGTTGCATCACAGTGGAACTGTAACATTTGCTACAGAAGTTCCCTCATTTTAGAAGAAAGTTTCAAGGTGGATTAACAAAATATAAGTGTTCTTCTGAAGCTTGATGTTGTTTCTATAAGGGTGAAGCGGGAGTGCAGAATTTCGTCTGGCATGCAGATGTCAACAGATCCTAATCACTATGAGGTATTTCCACATTCATTCTGCGACCAACATGTGGTTTCGTTTCAGACGAGTTTAATTACCAGTGGATCAGGAGCCATGCCAGTTTGTCTGGACACTTCCAGCGGAATTAATGGCAATATGGCGATGTTGAACACTACACCTTCAACAATTGTATCCACTGGTTCACCAAACATGGTTTCTGATTCTAGCCAGAGCATCAACTATAGCACACCTATGGCTGTGGAGTGGTCCTATCTTGAACTGCAAATTCTGAACGATGCCCTCAACAAGTAAGCTATACTGCCACTTTATCTGAATTAAGAAGCAACTTCCATCTCACCTTATTAAGCGGACCTTTTTATCCTATATTTTGCAATGCAATGCCGTTTTACAGTCTCATCATGTCCATGCATGGAAATTGACGCCAAACTGACATGATTTTGTGCTACCTAAATGCCTATATTATTTCATAATACTGTAAGTGTTTGTCATGTTAATGGTTGGATCTATTCAGAAGTTCACCTctgttgtcttttttttctcctgatGAAAGGAAGATTCTCTATTTCTGCTAAGGAAATGTTACATGAATAAATTTGGAAAGATTAGCTCTCTTTTTCTACTAAAGTTAGTTATTTTTCAGTTTCATTCGTTTTACTGATACTTGGTCCAATAAGCAGAGACCTGATGCTCGTCACAAAAAAATCTTATCTATCTTCTATTGAAGTTTTTACCTGTCAGTTCATTCCTAATCTTGCATCCTTTGGTGCATTATTAATGAAATTGTCAGGTATGCAAAAGAACCAGGAATCATGAAGTACATCAAGATAGCAGCCATGTTACCAGACAAGACAGTAAGAGATGTTGCCATGAGATGCCAGTGGATGGCAGCGGTTAGTCCATGATCCGTTTGATCTATTGTGCAGCATCTGAATGAAGTTTCCTAATCTGTTGTTTTCAAACCACATTTTCATAGGAAACTTCTGCAGTAGCTAACAGTTCAGATCCAAAACATCTGAACCTTATTATTTAAACCTGAACTCTGATAATTACAAAAGTCATGCAATATGTTCGTCCACTCTAGATTATTTTCATTTGAAAGGAATATGTGGTCCCACTGCAGCTTATGGATGGGTACTAACAGTAGTTTATACTTCTGTGACTTTTCAAGATGATATCATTAGAATTCCACTAAACCAGTGCCGCGTATATGAAAGTAGATCATGCGGAAGATACATTTATTTGTCCACATCTATAAAAATCACTATAGTGGTCTGTTAGTGTGATCTGAGCTGATCCTCTTAAGTATCTTTTTGAGCTGTTGCCCCATAGACTTACCTTTGTATGCGTCTAGTGTGTACTAGAATAATATTAGCGGGGCTGAAGAGTCTCTACTTTTGACATTATTAGCAATACCTGTGTCTTGACCTGTATTTCTAAAAAGGTTTGCAGCCAAAAATTGCCCTGCTCTTGTTTCATGTCAAGACTCAAGAGCATGTATATCTCTTGGAAGGGATGTAAcgtttttgtttttatattttacTTTGTTAGTTAGTACAATCGAGATGGTATACTTGCGTTGATTGTTCAGTGAATAAcatccaaccataccaaactGGCATTGTCAGCAACCAATAAGAATGATTCCATGACTCTTTTATTTTtgccccggggggggggggggggcactaataaatatttattaagTTCCGTTGTAGAGGCTAGGGTTGTTGCTCCAGTTTTTTAGCTTGAGTAATATTTAGTTGTatcttatttgatttttttcagtTACATATTGATATTTGAtgaaggattttttttcatcaaatattCTTTTCCATTTCATTTTTGGTGGTCTTGTGCTCGTTTTCTGGTGGAATATATGGAAAGAGAGGAATGCAAGGGTTTTCCGAGCAACGAGCAAAACAACATTTGAGGTGGCGGGTTCCATTAAGGAAGAAGCGGTTCTCTATTGCTCTGCGCACACTTTAGGGGCTAGGAGCAGACTTTGAGTTCTTTGTTGCTTTAAGCAGTGGTTTTCCCTTTAGTTGGCTGCAGCGCGGTTGTTTTTAGTTTCCTTTTGCCGGAACTGGTCCTTCAATTTTCTGGCACTAAGTTGTCTCGCTTTTCCTCTGTAAACCTTCTTTTACTCCTAGTCTAATAAAATCGGCAGACCTCCTGCCGTcctttctaaaaaatttcattTTTGGTGGTAATGATGATTAGATTTGCTCACAGAGAAAAGAAGCTACAAGACAACGGAAACCTGAAGAACGCTATCttggaaaaaagataaaagatAGAAAGGTAGTCATCCTTTCATTTTCAGTAAAGTATCAGCCTCCTGTTAGCACCAGAATACTCTTACTTGAAGCAATTACTGTTATGACTCCTGATAAACATAGTCTTTACTTGGACTTGTTTTGTGATGTTAAATATATTTTGAACCCACCACAGTCCATGCATGTACAAATGTTGAGGTCTTGGTGGAAATTATGGAATGAAGTGCACACTTATTACTCTGGTGGCCTCCGCTTGACATAATTTAATGGTCTTCTTACCAGATTAACCCTCAAATAGGAAAATGCATCATAATGTGCTACTGTACAAAATGAAGAGGGGATGAGAAATATATATGATGCAACCTCATCATTTGCActtctttatttttctaaattcataTTTATGAGTTTATTTTCAAATGGTTCTGATTAAGGTTATTTCTCAGGACAAAATGGCTGAGCCATCATCGTGGGCTACTAATCCTCTTGTTCAGACAGATATGAGAGCTTCTTCCTTTATGTCGTGTAACACCAGACACAATAGCAGATTTCTATCTGGAGGTTGGTAGGTTACTTATAAAGTTTTTTAGGGGAAGAAAAGTTGGTTGGTAGGTTACTTATAAAGTTATCGAGTAATTGACTATGTACATCGTATCCCTTTGCTTGCGGCAACAGTGAAAATATTTCAAACCATTTTGTGTTCTTAGGAAGgcttaaaatttattttcataaaaCTCGAAACCTTAGTAAGGCATTTGTCCATTTAGCACTATGGACAACAAAAACTAGAGTAGCGCACGTTGCATAGCTTCATGTTGACTCTGATGCTAAAATTATCATAGGGATACTTAATTCCATTAAATTCAACACTTTTTCAGCATATTTGAGATTTTGttatattttaaatgttttagaATCCTCGTAGTATCTAATATAAGCATATGGACTTTCCCTATAGGCCAAAAGTTCGAAACCAAGGTTGTCTTGCTTCTTTCAGACCATTCAATCTTTTACAACGTATGACAACATGTCTGTGCTCCTTTTATGCAGACTCGCAATTTGATCATGCAATGCTAAATATATTGGAAGACAATGCTCGATTTCTCAACCAAATAGAAGCAAATATTTTAACATCACAGGTTGGTGTTTTGTTTCTTGTACAATCTGTTAAGTTCGCGGGAAATTCAGTTCAAGacattatttttattgaaattaTTTACGTCTTCTCCCAGATTAACTCTTAATTTAGTTTGTAACAAAACTCTAGCATACCGGATAGGTGTAAGTAAGGCCTAAGAGTTACGCTATCCAATAAATGTATACCCTGCTGCTCACAACTTCTCAttggataaaaagaaaaaccaaattTCTATCTTCTATTGTTATGCATGTAGGGAGCACATGTTCTGAAAAATTGTCATGAGCAGTAGGAAGATTTAGCTGTGCAGGACAGC
This genomic interval carries:
- the LOC133921718 gene encoding uncharacterized protein LOC133921718 isoform X5 produces the protein MQMSTDPNHYESINYSTPMAVEWSYLELQILNDALNKYAKEPGIMKYIKIAAMLPDKTVRDVAMRCQWMAAICSQRKEATRQRKPEERYLGKKIKDRKDKMAEPSSWATNPLVQTDMRASSFMSCNTRHNSRFLSGDSQFDHAMLNILEDNARFLNQIEANILTSQGQSNIDLFRHTRRNINGLLQSMSQMPGIMSKMPPLPISVDEKLASYLLSGAPMAQVLGSSHLKEEPRGW
- the LOC133921718 gene encoding uncharacterized protein LOC133921718 isoform X3, translating into MPVCLDTSSGINGNMAMLNTTPSTIVSTGSPNMVSDSSQSINYSTPMAVEWSYLELQILNDALNKYAKEPGIMKYIKIAAMLPDKTVRDVAMRCQWMAAICSQRKEATRQRKPEERYLGKKIKDRKDKMAEPSSWATNPLVQTDMRASSFMSCNTRHNSRFLSGDSQFDHAMLNILEDNARFLNQIEANILTSQGQSNIDLFRHTRRNINGLLQSMSQMPGIMSKMPPLPISVDEKLASYLLSGAPMAQVLGSSHLKEEPRGW
- the LOC133921718 gene encoding uncharacterized protein LOC133921718 isoform X1 produces the protein MQMSTDPNHYEVFPHSFCDQHVVSFQTSLITSGSGAMPVCLDTSSGINGNMAMLNTTPSTIVSTGSPNMVSDSSQSINYSTPMAVEWSYLELQILNDALNKYAKEPGIMKYIKIAAMLPDKTVRDVAMRCQWMAAICSQRKEATRQRKPEERYLGKKIKDRKDKMAEPSSWATNPLVQTDMRASSFMSCNTRHNSRFLSGDSQFDHAMLNILEDNARFLNQIEANILTSQGQSNIDLFRHTRRNINGLLQSMSQMPGIMSKMPPLPISVDEKLASYLLSGAPMAQVLGSSHLKEEPRGW
- the LOC133921718 gene encoding uncharacterized protein LOC133921718 isoform X4, which codes for MQMSTDPNHYEVFPHSFCDQHVVSFQTSLITSGSGAMPVCLDTSSGINGNMAMLNTTPSTIVSTGSPNMVSDSSQSINYSTPMAVEWSYLELQILNDALNKYAKEPGIMKYIKIAAMLPDKTVRDVAMRCQWMAAICSQRKEATRQRKPEERYLGKKIKDRKDKMAEPSSWATNPLVQTDMRASSFMSCNTRHNSRFLSGDSQFDHAMLNILEDNARFLNQIEANILTSQGQSNIDLFRHTRRNINGLLQSSL
- the LOC133921718 gene encoding uncharacterized protein LOC133921718 isoform X2; the encoded protein is MQMSTDPNHYEVFPHSFCDQHVVSFQTSLITSGSGAMPVCLDTSSGINGNMAMLNTTPSTIVSTGSPNMVSDSSQSINYSTPMAVEWSYLELQILNDALNKYAKEPGIMKYIKIAAMLPDKTVRDVAMRCQWMAARKEATRQRKPEERYLGKKIKDRKDKMAEPSSWATNPLVQTDMRASSFMSCNTRHNSRFLSGDSQFDHAMLNILEDNARFLNQIEANILTSQGQSNIDLFRHTRRNINGLLQSMSQMPGIMSKMPPLPISVDEKLASYLLSGAPMAQVLGSSHLKEEPRGW